In one Arenibacter antarcticus genomic region, the following are encoded:
- a CDS encoding TetR/AcrR family transcriptional regulator — protein MAKLQKSIEKRNALVKATISLVNNNGFHATPMSKIAKMANVSPATIYLYFDNKQDLVNKVYIEVKSAFTAYAFKNYSSDIPVIAGFELIWKRIADFKLKEMEEAMFLAQCDNTPMIDEAIRQEGLVHLQPLLDLWERGQNEGIIKPLSPYLLYAYTVNPLSFLMLMQQRGAFQLNNRHLEEAYQAAWDSISI, from the coding sequence ATGGCAAAACTTCAGAAAAGTATAGAAAAGCGGAATGCGTTGGTTAAAGCGACCATCAGCTTGGTAAACAATAACGGATTTCACGCTACGCCAATGTCCAAAATAGCGAAAATGGCCAATGTATCCCCTGCTACTATTTATCTATATTTTGACAATAAGCAAGATTTGGTAAACAAGGTGTATATAGAGGTTAAATCGGCCTTTACAGCCTATGCCTTTAAAAATTATTCTTCAGATATCCCGGTGATTGCAGGATTTGAACTGATTTGGAAACGGATTGCCGATTTTAAACTCAAAGAAATGGAAGAAGCAATGTTTTTAGCGCAATGTGATAACACCCCCATGATAGATGAAGCCATAAGGCAAGAGGGCTTAGTCCATTTACAGCCCCTATTAGATCTCTGGGAACGTGGGCAAAATGAAGGTATTATAAAACCTTTGTCTCCTTACCTACTCTATGCCTATACCGTAAATCCATTATCGTTTTTAATGCTTATGCAACAAAGAGGTGCCTTCCAGTTGAACAATCGGCATTTGGAAGAAGCCTACCAAGCGGCATGGGATAGTATTTCAATATAA
- a CDS encoding SDR family oxidoreductase, with protein MENVLVVGATGTTGRKVVNLLKSSPYFVPIAMVRKESQIQEFSEQDIQTVLGDLEKDISHTLDKIHKVVFAAGSGGRKVVEVDQEGAKKMIDASKNNKIKKFVMLSSMGADHPEKATELKGYLEAKHNADEYLKTSNIRYTIIRPGALTNDKGTGKIMIGKPLNKRGSISREDVAQVLTRTLYDDALSQDCFEIVSGNELIGKALDSLTNS; from the coding sequence ATGGAAAATGTACTCGTTGTAGGCGCAACAGGAACCACAGGAAGAAAAGTTGTGAATTTACTGAAATCATCACCGTACTTTGTGCCCATTGCCATGGTTCGTAAAGAGAGCCAGATTCAAGAATTCTCGGAACAAGATATTCAAACAGTTTTAGGAGATCTTGAAAAAGATATTTCACATACTCTGGACAAGATACACAAAGTGGTATTTGCTGCAGGATCTGGCGGTAGAAAAGTGGTGGAAGTAGATCAGGAAGGTGCCAAGAAAATGATTGACGCCTCAAAGAATAACAAAATAAAGAAATTTGTAATGCTCAGTTCTATGGGCGCAGACCATCCCGAAAAAGCGACAGAACTTAAAGGCTACTTAGAGGCTAAACACAATGCCGATGAATATCTTAAAACAAGCAATATTCGCTATACTATAATAAGACCAGGGGCACTCACCAACGATAAGGGAACGGGTAAGATTATGATTGGCAAACCCTTAAATAAACGCGGGAGCATTAGTAGAGAAGATGTTGCTCAGGTACTGACAAGAACCTTGTATGATGATGCTCTTTCCCAAGATTGTTTTGAAATAGTATCTGGAAATGAATTAATTGGAAAGGCTTTGGACAGTTTAACAAACAGTTAA
- a CDS encoding Na+/H+ antiporter NhaC family protein, whose product MANQKFTDPSFKALIPLLVFVFTFLGVGLYLNDFYALPSPIAVIAGIIVAFLIFRQSVNSKIATLLKGCGDDKILTMCLIYLLAGAFAAITEATGSVDAIVNFGLDTIDIQYLYFGIFIIASFLSVSTGTSVGSIVALAPIVVGFADKGDVSLPILCGALLGGSMFGDNLSLISDTTIAATQSLGCKMSDKFKQNIKIALPAALLTIAILIFQGKGVKTNTTEVIAQSYSIIKIMPYLLVIALSVVGINVFVVLLIGVVAAGTLGISYGDFSLLESTKIVYVGFTNMTEIFLLSLLSGGLAALVAKNGGIDYMLNKIKGLIRGKSSAQYGIAALVGSINLAIANNTVSIIIVGSIAKTINDDYGLDNKETASILDIFACISQGLLPYGAQVLMILSLSKGRLDYLDLISNTWYLYILFMWTIFYIGFKPLFYNRLRPTG is encoded by the coding sequence ATGGCAAACCAAAAATTCACGGATCCAAGTTTTAAAGCGCTAATACCCTTGTTGGTATTTGTATTTACCTTCTTAGGTGTTGGTCTGTATCTCAACGATTTTTATGCATTACCATCACCTATAGCAGTAATTGCAGGAATTATCGTAGCCTTTCTAATTTTTAGACAATCTGTTAATTCAAAGATTGCAACCCTTTTAAAAGGTTGCGGAGATGACAAAATACTTACCATGTGCCTTATTTACCTTTTAGCAGGTGCCTTTGCCGCCATTACCGAAGCTACAGGAAGTGTGGATGCCATTGTAAATTTTGGGTTGGACACTATTGACATACAGTACCTATATTTCGGAATATTTATTATTGCCTCCTTTTTATCTGTTTCTACTGGGACTTCCGTAGGTTCTATAGTGGCCTTGGCTCCTATTGTTGTAGGGTTTGCGGATAAGGGCGATGTGTCCCTTCCAATTTTGTGTGGGGCCTTATTAGGTGGCTCAATGTTTGGAGACAACCTATCGTTAATATCAGATACCACTATTGCCGCAACCCAGTCCCTAGGCTGTAAAATGAGCGATAAATTTAAGCAGAATATAAAAATAGCCCTGCCAGCGGCACTACTGACCATTGCCATATTAATTTTCCAGGGGAAGGGGGTCAAGACCAATACTACCGAAGTAATTGCCCAAAGCTATTCCATCATAAAGATTATGCCCTATCTGTTGGTAATCGCCCTCTCGGTAGTAGGAATCAATGTCTTTGTAGTACTGCTTATTGGAGTGGTGGCCGCCGGTACATTAGGGATATCTTATGGGGATTTTTCCCTCTTGGAATCAACCAAAATTGTCTATGTCGGATTTACAAATATGACAGAGATCTTCTTATTGTCCTTACTTTCTGGTGGCTTGGCTGCTTTGGTGGCCAAAAATGGGGGAATAGATTATATGTTAAATAAAATAAAAGGATTGATACGCGGTAAATCCTCTGCCCAGTATGGTATTGCGGCACTAGTGGGAAGCATAAATTTGGCCATTGCCAATAATACAGTTTCTATTATTATTGTGGGATCTATTGCCAAAACTATTAATGATGATTACGGTCTAGATAATAAGGAAACTGCATCCATTTTGGATATTTTCGCCTGTATTTCGCAAGGCCTCTTACCCTATGGTGCGCAAGTATTAATGATCTTAAGCCTTTCCAAAGGAAGATTAGACTATCTCGATCTTATTTCAAACACCTGGTATCTCTATATTTTGTTTATGTGGACGATTTTTTACATCGGGTTTAAACCTTTGTTTTACAATAGGTTACGGCCTACTGGTTAA
- a CDS encoding zinc-binding alcohol dehydrogenase family protein yields the protein MKAIGFKQSLPITDTNSFIMFETEKPKAKGHDLLVKIAAISVNPVDFKIRQSAAKDTLLDIPKIIGWDAVGTVEAVGSKTSRFKVGDQVYYAGDITRSGSNAEYQLVDERIVGLKPQNLSLAEAAAIPLTGLTAWETLFDRIRVDPIADQGKTVLILGGAGGVGSICIQLARKVGNLTVIATASRPESAQWCTKLGANHVVDHRNLKKELEKLGHSQVDYILDFVDLKEYWEVAAEIIKPQGHIVSITGSSEPLNLDLLKSKSVTFSWEFMYTRSMYTTDDMDKQHLILNEIGGLLDTGKLKTTLNTILTGFSVTNLKKAHQLQESGKSIGKTVILF from the coding sequence ATGAAGGCAATAGGATTTAAACAGTCATTACCCATTACCGATACCAATAGTTTTATAATGTTTGAAACTGAAAAACCTAAGGCAAAAGGACATGATCTGCTCGTAAAAATAGCAGCCATATCTGTGAATCCGGTGGATTTTAAGATAAGGCAGAGTGCCGCAAAAGATACCCTTCTAGATATTCCTAAAATTATAGGTTGGGACGCCGTTGGAACCGTTGAGGCTGTTGGTAGCAAAACTTCTAGATTTAAGGTGGGAGACCAAGTGTATTACGCTGGAGATATTACAAGAAGCGGTAGTAATGCAGAATATCAATTGGTTGATGAGAGAATTGTTGGTTTAAAGCCTCAAAACCTTTCCCTTGCAGAAGCCGCAGCAATTCCTTTGACGGGATTAACAGCATGGGAAACGCTTTTTGATCGGATTAGGGTAGACCCCATAGCCGATCAAGGGAAAACTGTTTTGATTCTAGGAGGGGCAGGTGGCGTGGGTTCCATCTGTATACAATTGGCCAGAAAGGTGGGCAATTTAACCGTGATCGCTACCGCATCTAGGCCAGAATCTGCTCAATGGTGTACCAAACTGGGAGCCAACCATGTGGTGGATCACCGCAATTTAAAGAAAGAGTTGGAAAAACTAGGACATAGCCAAGTAGACTATATTTTAGATTTTGTGGACCTAAAAGAATATTGGGAGGTAGCTGCTGAAATAATTAAACCACAGGGACATATTGTTTCCATTACAGGGAGTAGTGAACCCTTGAATTTAGATCTTTTAAAAAGTAAGAGCGTAACTTTCTCTTGGGAATTTATGTACACTCGTTCTATGTACACCACGGATGATATGGATAAACAACATCTTATTCTTAATGAAATAGGGGGATTATTGGATACAGGAAAGCTAAAAACGACCTTAAACACCATTTTGACAGGGTTTTCGGTAACCAATTTAAAAAAAGCACATCAACTTCAAGAATCGGGAAAAAGTATAGGTAAAACGGTGATCCTGTTTTAA
- a CDS encoding adenylate/guanylate cyclase domain-containing protein, with protein sequence MIYGQNRTIADSLEILYNTGAFAKKDRLQLLGDLAKNHPNPEKSLHYSEELLKTAKELGSKQYLLVGYREKGNSLRLKGDLSEGLASYFKGVKLASDENLNHDLGLLYISIAHVYSIMGNHSNTIQYYHKAIGILRELNDSLNYANALENLGDEYNLNMAKPDSALIFFKESGALFKALDSKIGMAYNLGNIGLAYAQLGQNSMAENKISEAIILLEALGDYYPICVYLTYMSDIYMQRNDWNAALGYAVKSLNLAEQYELKDQISAANLQLSELYGKKGNSAEALEYYKQHIAYKDSVKNITAVQQMANMRTNYEVSQKQIEVDLLNQQQKTQRIIVIATVIALFLIGLLAFGLYRRNRYIRKTKKIIEQEKDRSEQLLLNILPEETAAELKQNGSVKAKKFESVTVLFTDFEGFTHYAENLPPEKLVESIDYYFTKFDEIMEKHGLEKIKTVGDAYMCAGGLPFPTKDHAYRMIRAAFEIRDFVVAAKMEEKLEETRFNIRIGIHTGPVVAGIVGTKKFSYDIWGDTVNVASRMESASVPGRINISKNTYDLIKSDYTCEYRGEVQVKNRGKIKMYFVDHCI encoded by the coding sequence ATGATATACGGTCAGAACCGAACCATAGCCGATAGTCTGGAAATACTATATAACACAGGTGCTTTTGCAAAGAAAGATCGTCTACAACTCCTGGGTGACCTTGCTAAAAATCACCCTAACCCTGAAAAATCATTACATTATAGTGAAGAACTCTTAAAAACGGCCAAAGAACTGGGTTCCAAACAATACCTACTTGTTGGATATCGCGAAAAAGGAAATTCTCTTCGACTAAAAGGGGACCTTAGTGAGGGATTGGCGAGTTATTTTAAAGGAGTAAAACTTGCCAGTGATGAAAATTTGAATCATGATCTGGGGCTATTGTATATCTCTATTGCCCATGTTTATTCTATTATGGGTAACCACAGCAACACCATTCAATATTACCATAAAGCCATTGGGATTCTTAGGGAACTGAACGATTCGTTGAATTATGCCAATGCCTTGGAAAATCTGGGGGATGAATATAATCTTAACATGGCCAAACCAGATTCTGCCCTTATATTTTTTAAAGAATCCGGAGCGCTATTTAAAGCACTGGATTCAAAAATTGGAATGGCCTATAACCTTGGGAATATTGGCTTGGCCTATGCGCAATTAGGACAGAATTCTATGGCGGAGAATAAAATATCCGAGGCTATTATCCTATTAGAGGCGCTTGGTGATTATTATCCTATTTGTGTTTACCTCACCTATATGTCAGATATATATATGCAGCGAAACGATTGGAACGCGGCATTAGGATATGCAGTGAAAAGCCTGAATCTTGCAGAACAATACGAACTAAAAGATCAGATTAGTGCAGCTAATTTACAACTGTCAGAGTTATATGGAAAGAAAGGCAACTCTGCAGAAGCCTTGGAATATTACAAACAACACATTGCCTACAAGGATAGCGTAAAAAATATAACAGCCGTTCAGCAAATGGCAAATATGCGCACCAATTATGAGGTATCACAAAAGCAAATAGAAGTAGACCTTTTAAATCAGCAGCAAAAAACCCAACGCATCATCGTTATTGCCACGGTCATTGCCCTATTTTTAATCGGACTTTTGGCATTTGGATTGTACAGACGCAACAGGTATATCCGTAAAACAAAAAAGATTATAGAGCAGGAAAAAGATCGATCAGAACAGTTGCTCCTCAATATTCTTCCTGAGGAAACTGCTGCCGAATTAAAACAAAATGGGAGTGTTAAGGCCAAAAAGTTCGAATCCGTTACCGTGCTGTTTACCGATTTTGAAGGGTTTACCCATTATGCGGAAAATTTACCTCCCGAAAAATTGGTAGAAAGTATTGATTACTATTTCACGAAATTTGATGAGATTATGGAAAAACATGGTTTAGAGAAGATAAAGACCGTGGGGGATGCCTATATGTGTGCAGGGGGATTGCCGTTTCCTACAAAAGACCACGCCTATAGAATGATAAGGGCCGCTTTTGAGATCCGTGACTTTGTAGTGGCGGCCAAAATGGAGGAAAAATTAGAAGAAACCCGTTTTAATATCCGAATAGGGATACATACCGGACCAGTAGTGGCCGGGATAGTGGGGACGAAGAAATTCTCTTATGATATATGGGGCGATACGGTAAATGTGGCATCGCGGATGGAATCTGCGTCCGTCCCCGGGAGAATAAATATATCAAAAAATACTTACGATCTTATAAAATCAGATTATACTTGCGAATATAGAGGAGAAGTCCAAGTTAAGAATCGGGGAAAGATAAAAATGTATTTTGTGGATCATTGCATATAA
- a CDS encoding Pycsar system effector family protein, with amino-acid sequence MEQPQQPPQSVKPDNSSLPNPRGSHAEELVDHYWGSINYVFSLIKASEIKAGLILSFYGILFNFFYQNTSYVVLLGKDYFFIYVLIAIWLGLTMASIYFSIRCFMPRIEAKFDKNMFFFGDVITKYGDIKEFSKTFYKISLDEVELFDQLGQQIYINSKIAALKFKFVNRSIRLLAFSLLLLFLLLVSVILISVMG; translated from the coding sequence ATGGAGCAACCTCAGCAACCACCTCAAAGCGTAAAACCAGACAATAGTAGTTTACCCAATCCAAGAGGGAGCCATGCGGAAGAATTGGTGGACCATTATTGGGGAAGTATTAATTATGTATTTAGTCTAATCAAAGCTTCAGAGATTAAAGCCGGACTTATATTATCTTTTTATGGGATCCTTTTTAATTTCTTCTATCAAAATACTTCATATGTAGTATTATTAGGTAAGGATTATTTTTTCATCTATGTGCTAATCGCTATTTGGTTGGGGTTGACCATGGCGTCTATTTATTTTAGTATTCGCTGTTTTATGCCTAGGATAGAAGCGAAGTTTGATAAGAACATGTTTTTTTTCGGGGATGTAATTACCAAATACGGTGATATTAAAGAGTTTTCAAAAACGTTTTACAAGATTAGTTTGGATGAGGTGGAGCTATTTGATCAATTAGGACAACAAATTTATATCAACTCTAAAATCGCGGCCTTAAAGTTCAAGTTTGTAAATAGGTCGATACGATTATTGGCCTTTAGCCTGTTATTATTATTTCTCCTATTAGTTTCCGTTATTCTTATTTCGGTAATGGGATAG
- a CDS encoding type 1 glutamine amidotransferase domain-containing protein: MNILFVLTSHDKLGHTGKKTGFWIEEFANPYYTLLDEGATITLATPKGGPAPIDPSSDTPDASTEDTKRYKKDMVAQERINNTIKLTEIDANDYDAVFYPGGHGPLWDLATDSTSIQLIERFNSQGKPIAFVCHAPAALKEVKAGDGSALVKGKKVTGFTNTEEAAVQLTEVVPFLVEDMLKEKGGIYSKVADWGAYAIQEGNLITGQNPASSKLVAEKLLESLKK, translated from the coding sequence ATGAACATCTTATTTGTATTAACATCACATGATAAATTAGGGCATACCGGAAAGAAAACCGGTTTTTGGATCGAAGAATTTGCCAATCCCTATTATACCTTACTAGATGAAGGAGCAACCATTACTTTAGCGACACCAAAGGGTGGCCCTGCCCCTATTGACCCTAGTAGTGACACCCCAGATGCCAGTACGGAGGACACGAAGCGATATAAGAAGGACATGGTGGCACAGGAAAGGATAAATAATACCATAAAACTGACCGAAATTGACGCTAACGACTACGATGCGGTCTTTTACCCAGGTGGTCACGGTCCCCTATGGGATTTGGCAACCGATAGCACATCGATCCAACTTATAGAACGTTTTAATAGTCAGGGTAAGCCCATCGCATTCGTTTGTCACGCTCCTGCAGCACTAAAAGAGGTTAAAGCTGGGGATGGATCAGCGTTGGTAAAAGGTAAAAAGGTAACCGGATTTACCAATACTGAAGAAGCTGCGGTTCAGCTCACTGAGGTAGTGCCTTTTTTGGTAGAAGATATGTTGAAGGAAAAAGGGGGAATATATTCCAAAGTTGCAGATTGGGGTGCTTATGCTATCCAAGAGGGGAATTTAATTACCGGTCAAAATCCAGCCTCCTCTAAATTGGTTGCCGAAAAGCTATTGGAATCCCTAAAGAAATAA
- a CDS encoding NADP-dependent oxidoreductase, producing the protein MTKTILLKQRPVGSPTLSDFELRTTETEMNLATGEMLLESTYISVDPYLRGRMSDAKSYVAPFEVGKPLHSGVVAKVINSQHNNFKEGDFVSGMLDWKTKQISNGDGLLKVDGEKAPLSAYLGILGMTGLTAYLGLTQIGKPKAGETLVVSGAAGAVGSVVGQIGKILGLKVIGIAGTDEKVTMLTSEFGFDHAINYNSTDDMVAALKTACPNGVDIYFDNVGGPISDAVLFNINQFARIINCGAISVYNNTEVPKSISVQPFLVKNSALMQGFIVSNYAEKFPEAMKQLSIWLGEGKLTYTETVVDGFENTPQAFLDLFDGKNKGKMIVKV; encoded by the coding sequence ATGACAAAGACAATTTTATTAAAACAAAGGCCAGTGGGATCACCCACATTATCGGATTTTGAACTAAGAACTACCGAAACTGAAATGAATCTCGCTACGGGTGAGATGTTGCTTGAATCGACTTACATTTCAGTAGACCCCTATTTACGAGGAAGAATGAGCGATGCCAAGTCGTACGTAGCCCCCTTTGAGGTTGGAAAACCCTTACACTCTGGTGTAGTTGCCAAGGTAATCAATTCTCAGCATAATAATTTTAAGGAAGGTGATTTTGTATCTGGGATGCTGGATTGGAAAACCAAGCAAATTTCAAATGGTGATGGCTTATTAAAAGTAGATGGCGAGAAAGCGCCGCTTAGCGCCTATTTGGGCATACTGGGTATGACCGGGCTTACAGCCTATCTAGGCCTTACACAAATAGGTAAACCCAAAGCAGGGGAAACTTTGGTGGTTTCCGGTGCTGCGGGGGCAGTAGGTAGTGTCGTGGGACAAATAGGAAAGATCTTAGGCCTAAAGGTAATTGGTATAGCAGGCACAGATGAAAAAGTTACTATGCTTACTTCAGAGTTTGGGTTTGACCATGCTATAAATTACAACAGTACCGATGATATGGTTGCAGCACTTAAAACTGCTTGTCCCAATGGTGTAGACATTTATTTTGATAATGTAGGCGGACCAATTTCAGATGCAGTCCTATTTAACATCAACCAATTCGCAAGGATAATCAACTGTGGAGCAATTTCCGTTTATAACAATACGGAAGTTCCGAAAAGTATTAGCGTTCAGCCCTTTTTAGTTAAAAATAGTGCGTTGATGCAAGGATTTATAGTTTCCAATTATGCCGAAAAATTCCCGGAAGCCATGAAACAGTTGTCCATTTGGTTGGGAGAGGGGAAATTAACGTATACCGAAACTGTGGTGGATGGATTTGAAAATACACCTCAGGCATTTTTAGACCTGTTTGATGGAAAAAATAAAGGAAAAATGATCGTTAAAGTCTAA
- a CDS encoding cold-shock protein, producing the protein MSKGTVKFFNETKGFGFITEEGVEKDHFVHISGLIDEIREGDEVSFDLQDGKKGLNAINVKVID; encoded by the coding sequence ATGAGCAAAGGAACAGTAAAATTCTTCAATGAAACTAAAGGTTTTGGATTTATCACTGAAGAAGGCGTAGAAAAAGATCATTTTGTACACATTTCTGGATTAATAGATGAAATTCGCGAAGGCGATGAAGTATCTTTTGATCTTCAAGATGGTAAAAAAGGATTAAACGCGATAAACGTAAAAGTAATCGATTAG
- the cls gene encoding cardiolipin synthase codes for MNWILVLEIGYIIIMLLVILRVLYDTRSGSKALAYILFIVMIPVLGILFYFWFGVNYRKRKLYSKKIDQDKKLREELRSRMYAYSARILNSGLIPIKHRNLVEFIRKSSSSPLTANNVVKLLLNGEEKFPELLNALEAAHSHIHLEYYIYENDETGNAIANMLIKKAVEGVEVRFLYDDFGSHGLGAEFLKKLEDAGVQTAPFYKIKWYALASRLNYRNHRKIIIIDGKTSFIGGINISDKYRNDTKGENGLYWRDTHLMINGIATLYLQYLFLCDWNFCSENKLEYDENYFPPPIKDDLIQQKLVQIVPSGPDSTLPVIFYSLMQAIGSAKERILITSPYFIPGESLMDALIIAAKSGVEVILLVPGISDSKMVDAAARSYYTELLQHGVRIFLYAKGFVHAKTMVIDRELSIIGSANMDYRSFDLNFEVNAMLYSPDLTSELYQAFIKDLENSSEINANDWLNRPKYKDLWERAVRLLSPFL; via the coding sequence ATGAATTGGATACTGGTACTGGAAATTGGTTATATTATTATAATGCTTTTGGTAATACTCCGGGTGTTGTACGACACGCGAAGCGGGTCTAAGGCGCTGGCCTATATTCTTTTTATCGTTATGATACCCGTGCTTGGTATTTTATTTTATTTCTGGTTTGGGGTCAACTATCGCAAACGAAAACTATACTCTAAAAAAATAGATCAGGACAAGAAATTACGCGAAGAATTAAGAAGTCGGATGTATGCCTATTCTGCAAGAATTTTAAATTCTGGATTGATACCCATTAAACATCGGAATCTGGTAGAGTTTATTCGAAAGTCTAGCAGTAGTCCATTAACGGCGAATAATGTTGTAAAACTCTTGTTGAACGGAGAAGAAAAATTCCCCGAACTTCTAAACGCATTAGAAGCGGCCCATTCGCACATCCACCTCGAATACTACATTTATGAAAATGATGAAACGGGAAATGCTATAGCTAATATGCTAATTAAAAAAGCAGTAGAGGGTGTGGAAGTCCGGTTTTTGTATGATGATTTTGGGAGTCATGGGCTAGGGGCCGAGTTTCTTAAAAAACTAGAGGACGCTGGGGTACAGACTGCACCTTTCTATAAGATAAAGTGGTATGCCTTGGCCAGTAGATTAAACTACCGCAACCATCGGAAAATTATTATAATAGATGGGAAAACCTCGTTTATTGGAGGGATTAATATCAGCGATAAGTACAGGAACGATACCAAGGGTGAAAATGGATTGTATTGGAGGGACACCCATTTAATGATCAATGGAATTGCGACACTTTATTTACAGTATTTATTTTTATGTGATTGGAATTTTTGCAGTGAAAATAAACTAGAATACGACGAAAATTATTTTCCACCCCCAATCAAAGATGATCTAATACAGCAAAAATTGGTGCAGATTGTACCTTCTGGTCCCGACTCTACCTTACCTGTAATTTTTTACTCGTTAATGCAGGCTATTGGGTCAGCCAAGGAGCGAATATTAATTACCAGTCCCTATTTTATTCCTGGGGAGAGTCTAATGGATGCCCTTATCATTGCCGCCAAAAGCGGAGTTGAAGTAATATTGCTGGTTCCAGGGATATCGGATTCCAAAATGGTAGATGCGGCCGCAAGGTCTTATTATACCGAATTATTGCAACATGGGGTGCGAATTTTCCTTTATGCCAAGGGATTTGTTCATGCAAAGACCATGGTAATCGATAGGGAGTTGTCTATAATAGGATCAGCAAATATGGATTACAGAAGCTTTGACCTCAACTTTGAGGTGAATGCCATGCTTTATAGCCCTGATCTTACCTCAGAATTGTATCAGGCGTTTATAAAGGATTTGGAAAATTCCTCGGAGATAAATGCAAACGACTGGTTAAACAGGCCCAAATACAAAGATCTTTGGGAGCGTGCAGTGCGGTTGCTTTCGCCTTTTCTTTAA
- a CDS encoding alkene reductase: MNKKPLLIPYNSKNLNLKNRVVMAPMTRSRTTNEENTPTYALEGEYYAQRASAGLIISEGSQVSEKAVGYINTPGIHTKEQVEGWKEVTRKVHDQGGKIFVQLWHVGRMSHPDFHNGELPLAPSAIDPNSQSYTPNGFKDTVTPKEMTNEEIKITVEDFKNAAKNAIEAGFDGVEIHSSNGYLFHQFFNKTSNTRMDEYGGSIENRSRFFFEVLDAIKEVIPVQNIGARFNPSLHGIFGMTMDEETIPTFEYIIKRLNDYDMAYVHLSEPFNDVSEVPFAVTQIAKHFRPLYHGTLIINAGFNEETGNKVIEAGDADLVAFGKPFISNPDLVERFEANVALTDWDQDTFYTPGTEGYLDYPKIVEAQKN; this comes from the coding sequence ATGAATAAGAAACCACTATTAATTCCGTATAACAGTAAGAATTTAAACTTAAAGAATAGGGTAGTCATGGCCCCTATGACCCGGAGCCGTACAACCAATGAAGAAAATACACCCACGTATGCGCTTGAGGGAGAATATTACGCACAACGGGCATCAGCCGGACTAATTATTTCTGAAGGCTCCCAAGTTTCTGAAAAAGCAGTTGGTTACATTAATACTCCAGGAATACATACCAAGGAGCAGGTAGAGGGCTGGAAAGAGGTTACCAGAAAAGTCCATGACCAAGGTGGTAAAATTTTCGTTCAATTATGGCATGTGGGAAGAATGTCCCATCCAGACTTCCATAATGGGGAATTGCCATTGGCTCCTTCTGCCATAGACCCCAACTCCCAATCCTATACCCCAAACGGTTTTAAGGATACGGTTACACCTAAAGAGATGACCAATGAGGAAATTAAGATCACCGTAGAAGATTTTAAGAACGCTGCAAAAAATGCAATTGAAGCAGGATTTGATGGTGTAGAAATACATTCGTCCAACGGGTATTTGTTCCATCAATTTTTTAATAAAACCTCCAATACTAGAATGGATGAGTACGGTGGGAGTATTGAGAATAGATCACGATTTTTCTTTGAAGTATTAGATGCCATTAAAGAAGTTATTCCTGTTCAAAATATAGGAGCCAGGTTTAATCCCTCCCTACACGGAATCTTCGGTATGACTATGGATGAAGAGACTATTCCTACCTTTGAGTATATTATTAAAAGACTCAATGATTACGATATGGCATATGTACATTTGTCCGAACCCTTTAATGACGTTTCAGAGGTACCGTTTGCAGTAACTCAAATAGCAAAGCACTTTAGGCCCTTGTACCATGGAACCTTAATTATAAATGCCGGATTTAATGAGGAAACGGGCAATAAAGTTATTGAGGCAGGTGACGCTGATTTGGTTGCTTTTGGCAAGCCGTTCATTTCTAATCCAGATTTGGTGGAACGCTTTGAAGCCAATGTGGCATTGACTGATTGGGATCAAGATACCTTTTACACACCAGGTACTGAGGGTTATTTAGACTATCCTAAGATTGTAGAAGCACAAAAGAATTAA